One genomic region from Equus asinus isolate D_3611 breed Donkey chromosome 8, EquAss-T2T_v2, whole genome shotgun sequence encodes:
- the C8H22orf15 gene encoding uncharacterized protein C22orf15 homolog isoform X1, which translates to MFITVMFGAGCRELVNPWCSLVTLTAHLRQRAQVPPGTTIALLAEDGHLVSLVEGLEEGASPAPSMGSPLLQERATYVLVQIISKWGPRLSLVVMLKEGEGGAPTRYESLLEKLDDWCPELAEELRWLSGLPAMGDGRRRRMGTRHGHQEQGPPSRPRRVGSLPPRTR; encoded by the exons ATGTTTATCACCGTGATGTTTGGAG ctggCTGCCGGGAGCTGGTGAACCCCTGGTGCAGCCTGGTGACTCTCACGGCCCACCTGAGGCAGAGAGCGCAGGTGCCCCCAGGCA cgACCATCGCCCTCCTGGCTGAGGATGGGCATCTGGTGAGCCTGGTCGAGGGTCTGGAGGAGGGggcttccccagccccctccatGGGCAGCCCCCTGCTGCAGGAGCGTGCGACCTATGTCCTTGTGCAGATCATCAGTAAGTGGGGCCCAAGACTCTCCCTTGTAGTTATGCTGAAAG AGGGTGAGGGCGGGGCTCCCACTCGCTATGAGTCCCTACTGGAGAAGCTGGATGACTGGTGTCCAGAGCTGGCAG AGGAGCTGCGCTGGCTGTCGGGCCTACCCGCCATGGGCGATGGCCGGAGGAGGCGTATGGGCACTCGGCATGGCCACCAGGAGCAAGGCCCTCCTTCAAGGCCCCGAAGGGTGGGCTCCCTGCCACCCAGGACCCGATAG
- the C8H22orf15 gene encoding uncharacterized protein C22orf15 homolog isoform X2, giving the protein MFITVMFGAGCRELVNPWCSLVTLTAHLRQRAQVPPGTTIALLAEDGHLVSLVEGLEEGASPAPSMGSPLLQERATYVLVQIIKGEGGAPTRYESLLEKLDDWCPELAEELRWLSGLPAMGDGRRRRMGTRHGHQEQGPPSRPRRVGSLPPRTR; this is encoded by the exons ATGTTTATCACCGTGATGTTTGGAG ctggCTGCCGGGAGCTGGTGAACCCCTGGTGCAGCCTGGTGACTCTCACGGCCCACCTGAGGCAGAGAGCGCAGGTGCCCCCAGGCA cgACCATCGCCCTCCTGGCTGAGGATGGGCATCTGGTGAGCCTGGTCGAGGGTCTGGAGGAGGGggcttccccagccccctccatGGGCAGCCCCCTGCTGCAGGAGCGTGCGACCTATGTCCTTGTGCAGATCATCA AGGGTGAGGGCGGGGCTCCCACTCGCTATGAGTCCCTACTGGAGAAGCTGGATGACTGGTGTCCAGAGCTGGCAG AGGAGCTGCGCTGGCTGTCGGGCCTACCCGCCATGGGCGATGGCCGGAGGAGGCGTATGGGCACTCGGCATGGCCACCAGGAGCAAGGCCCTCCTTCAAGGCCCCGAAGGGTGGGCTCCCTGCCACCCAGGACCCGATAG
- the CHCHD10 gene encoding coiled-coil-helix-coiled-coil-helix domain-containing protein 10, mitochondrial: MPRGSRSAGARTASRTAAPTAHPPAHPPPSAAATAPAASGQPGLMAQMASTAAGVAVGSAVGHVVGSALTGAFSGGSSEPAQPAAQQAPARTAPQPLQMGPCAYEIRQFLDCSTTQSDLSLCEGFSEALKQCKYNHGLSSLP, from the exons ATGCCCCGGGGGAGCCGCAGCGCGGGTGCCCGGACAGCCAG CCGCACCGCCGCGCCCACTGCCCACCCGCCCGCGCACCCGCCGCCCTCGGCCGCGGCCACGGCCCCCGCCGCGTCGGGCCAGCCGGGTCTGATGGCGCAGATGGCGTCCACGGCCGCCGGAGTAGCAGTGGGCTCAGCTGTGGGACACGTCGTCGGCAGCGCCCTGACCGGAGCCTTCAGCGGGGGCAGCTCAGAGCCCGCCCAGCCTGCAGCTCAGCAG GCCCCAGCTCGcactgccccccagcccctgcagaTGGGACCCTGTGCCTACGAGATCAGGCAGTTCCTGGACTGCTCCACCACTCAGAGTGACCTGTCCCTGTGTGAGGGCTTCAGCGAGGCCCTGAAGCAGTGCAAGTACAACCACG GTCTGAGCTCCCTGCCCTGA